A part of Capsicum annuum cultivar UCD-10X-F1 chromosome 6, UCD10Xv1.1, whole genome shotgun sequence genomic DNA contains:
- the LOC107873497 gene encoding E3 ubiquitin-protein ligase RDUF2 yields MSSYWCYRCTRFVRISAGNDVVCPHCDSGFIEFAEGNIAGSPESRRRFPDRSSVNMGSRRSRRNNRGDRSPFNPVIVLRSPSEAARGGEDEAVAAAAEERSYELYYDDGEGSGLRPLPPTMSDFLMGSGFDRLLDQLAHIEVNGFGRPENPPASKSAIESMPIVQISSNHVNSETHCAVCKEAFELGSEAREMPCEHIYHSDCILPWLSLRNSCPVCRHELPSESTENANSDSLARGRNEEEAMGLTIWRLPGGGFAVGRFSGGRRGAERELPVVYTEMDGGFNNGVPRRIAWRSRRSNTGRNGSGISRIFSNFASFFRRLTPSNQRRSLSIHSSSSDSSGSGSGSAVFRSRSVSNTSIFSRYLRRSRRNWAPEESNGVTRW; encoded by the coding sequence ATGTCTTCTTACTGGTGTTACAGGTGTACAAGGTTTGTTAGAATTTCAGCTGGAAACGACGTCGTTTGTCCCCACTGTGACAGTGGATTTATTGAATTTGCTGAAGGTAATATTGCTGGGTCACCGGAATCTCGCCGGAGATTTCCAGATCGGAGTAGTGTCAACATGGGTTCTCGGCGGAGCCGGCGTAATAATCGGGGTGATAGATCTCCGTTTAACCCAGTTATTGTTCTTCGTAGTCCATCTGAGGCAGCTCGTGGTGGAGAGGATGAAgctgttgctgctgctgctgaGGAGAGGAGTTATGAGCTCTACTATGATGACGGTGAAGGTTCCGGTCTCCGACCGTTACCTCCAACGATGTCGGATTTTTTGATGGGATCTgggtttgataggttactagATCAGTTGGCGCACATCGAGGTGAACGGTTTTGGTCGGCCGGAAAATCCACCGGCGTCGAAATCGGCTATCGAATCGATGCCGATTGTACAAATATCTTCCAATCATGTGAATTCTGAGACTCATTGTGCTGTTTGTAAAGAAGCTTTCGAGTTAGGATCGGAAGCTCGTGAAATGCCCTGTGAACATATTTACCATTCCGATTGTATACTTCCATGGCTGTCTCTTCGTAATTCGTGTCCGGTTTGCCGACACGAATTGCCTTCGGAATCGACGGAAAATGCTAACTCCGATAGCTTAGCTCGGGGTCGAAACGAAGAAGAAGCTATGGGATTGACAATATGGAGGTTACCGGGAGGTGGATTCGCCGTGGGAAGATTTTCGGGTGGAAGAAGAGGAGCTGAAAGGGAACTTCCGGTAGTGTATACAGAAATGGACGGTGGGTTTAACAATGGTGTACCAAGAAGAATAGCTTGGAGATCAAGGAGGAGCAATACAGGTCGAAATGGCAGTGGAATAAGTCGAATTTTCAGCAATTTCGCATCGTTTTTTAGGCGATTAACACCGTCAAATCAACGAAGATCGCTCTCGATACATTCGAGTAGTTCGGATTCATCAGGGTCTGGTTCTGGATCTGCTGTTTTCAGGAGTCGAAGTGTGTCGAATACTTCAATATTCAGTAGGTATTTGAGGAGAAGTAGAAGAAATTGGGCACCAGAAGAAAGTAATGGAGTAACCAGATGGTAA